A DNA window from Thiobacillus denitrificans ATCC 25259 contains the following coding sequences:
- a CDS encoding monovalent cation:proton antiporter family protein: MHSGSSLQLVLILLAVAVLVAAAARALRLPTMLAYLVTGIAIGPFALGWIPDSDEARYLAEFGVVFLMFSIGLEFSLPRLMTMRMTVFGFGGAQVVLTIVLSAAVAWMLGLPPLAALAVGGIMSMSSTAIVSKMLTERLEVQTSHGRQIFGALLFQDLAVVPLLILIPAFAKESDAMAATLGLALLKATVVLGFLLFVGQRVMRPWFQWVAGHKSPELFTLNLLLFTLGLAFLTESAGLSLALGAFLAGMLVSETEYRYQVEDDIKPFRDVLLGLFFVTIGMRLDPTQVMLDWADVLMIVAAIVIGKGVLVAGLAMAFGSGRPTAWRTALGLAQAGEFGFVLLAQAADLRLLGVEVAQPLLAAMVLSMLIAPLLIHRMDTLTRLLAGSEWSGRAKEVHDISIKSFGKTRHVIVCGYGRSGQNLARLLEAEGITFIALDADPERIRAVAASGVSAVYGDASRREVLVAAGLSRAQAVVVTYSDVHSSMAILRHVRELRPEVPVIVRTIDDTHIDALKAAGAAEVVSEVMEGSLMLASHALMLLGVPLAQVLRRVRDVRDTRYALMRGFFRGASDVDHELDQQSQPRLNTVLITQGSAAAGHTLAELALDELAVEVVAIRRQGIKGVDPQPEAEIRVGDVLVLRGGAGGLAAAEFRLLQG, translated from the coding sequence ATGCACTCCGGTAGCAGCCTTCAGCTCGTCCTGATCCTGCTCGCGGTGGCGGTGCTGGTGGCGGCCGCGGCGCGTGCGCTGCGCCTGCCGACCATGCTCGCCTATCTCGTCACCGGGATCGCGATCGGCCCGTTCGCGCTCGGCTGGATTCCGGACAGCGACGAGGCGCGTTATCTGGCCGAATTCGGCGTCGTGTTCCTGATGTTTTCGATCGGCCTCGAATTCAGCCTGCCGCGTCTGATGACAATGCGCATGACCGTGTTCGGCTTCGGCGGCGCACAGGTCGTGCTGACCATTGTCCTCAGCGCCGCGGTCGCCTGGATGCTCGGATTGCCCCCGCTCGCCGCGCTCGCCGTCGGCGGCATCATGTCGATGTCGTCGACCGCGATCGTCTCGAAAATGCTGACCGAACGGCTCGAGGTGCAGACCTCGCACGGACGCCAGATCTTCGGGGCGCTGCTGTTTCAGGATCTCGCAGTGGTGCCGCTGCTGATCCTGATCCCGGCTTTTGCCAAGGAATCGGACGCGATGGCCGCGACCCTCGGTCTGGCCTTGCTCAAGGCGACGGTCGTCCTCGGCTTCCTACTGTTCGTCGGTCAGCGCGTCATGCGGCCGTGGTTCCAGTGGGTCGCGGGGCACAAGTCGCCCGAGCTTTTCACCCTCAATTTGCTGCTTTTCACGCTCGGCCTCGCCTTCCTGACCGAGAGCGCCGGCCTGTCGCTGGCGCTCGGGGCCTTCCTCGCTGGCATGCTGGTGTCCGAGACCGAATACCGCTACCAAGTCGAGGACGACATCAAGCCTTTCCGGGACGTGCTCCTGGGCCTGTTCTTCGTCACGATCGGCATGCGTCTCGACCCCACGCAGGTGATGCTCGACTGGGCCGACGTGCTCATGATCGTCGCGGCGATCGTCATCGGCAAGGGCGTGCTCGTCGCGGGTCTCGCAATGGCCTTCGGCAGTGGCCGGCCGACCGCGTGGCGCACCGCTCTTGGGCTCGCGCAGGCGGGCGAATTCGGCTTCGTTCTGCTCGCGCAGGCGGCCGACCTCAGGCTGCTCGGCGTCGAGGTCGCCCAGCCGCTGCTCGCCGCGATGGTGCTGTCGATGCTGATCGCTCCGCTGCTGATCCACCGGATGGACACCCTCACGCGGCTTCTTGCCGGCAGCGAGTGGTCCGGGCGCGCCAAGGAAGTGCACGACATTTCGATCAAGAGCTTCGGCAAGACCCGCCACGTGATCGTCTGCGGCTACGGGCGCAGCGGCCAGAATCTGGCGCGCCTGCTCGAGGCCGAAGGCATCACCTTTATCGCACTCGACGCCGACCCCGAGCGCATCCGCGCGGTCGCAGCGTCAGGCGTTTCGGCCGTCTACGGCGATGCGAGCCGGCGTGAAGTGCTGGTCGCCGCGGGCTTGAGCCGGGCGCAGGCCGTCGTTGTCACCTATTCCGACGTGCATTCGAGCATGGCCATCCTGCGTCATGTGCGCGAGCTGCGACCGGAGGTCCCGGTCATCGTGCGCACGATCGACGACACCCATATCGACGCCTTGAAGGCGGCCGGCGCGGCCGAAGTCGTGTCGGAAGTGATGGAAGGCTCGCTGATGCTCGCCTCGCACGCGCTGATGCTGCTCGGCGTGCCGCTCGCCCAGGTGCTGAGGCGGGTGCGTGACGTCCGCGACACGCGTTACGCGCTGATGCGCGGGTTTTTCCGTGGCGCGAGCGACGTCGACCACGAACTCGACCAGCAGAGCCAGCCGCGCCTGAACACCGTGCTGATCACCCAGGGCTCGGCCGCGGCGGGGCACACGCTCGCGGAACTGGCCTTGGACGAATTGGCGGTCGAGGTGGTCGCGATCCGCCGTCAGGGCATCAAGGGCGTCGACCCGCAGCCCGAGGCCGAAATCCGCGTGGGCGACGTGCTGGTGTTACGGGGCGGCGCCGGGGGGCTGGCGGCGGCGGAGTTCAGGTTATTGCAGGGCTGA
- a CDS encoding KdsC family phosphatase, whose translation MADDAIARARKIRLIAFDVDGVMTDGTLFLADDGQEYKGFNSLDGHGLKMLQRSGVALAIITGRTSRVVEHRARNLGIDIVHQGAHDKLVVYQALCRELAIDPEATAYMGDDVVDLPVMRRAGLAITVPAAPELVKAHSHYTTRREAGRGAVREACEFLMRAQGTLDAALAPYLQ comes from the coding sequence ATGGCCGACGACGCGATCGCCCGGGCGCGAAAAATCCGCCTCATCGCCTTCGACGTCGACGGCGTCATGACCGACGGCACGCTGTTCCTCGCCGACGACGGACAGGAATACAAGGGCTTCAACTCGCTCGACGGCCACGGCCTCAAGATGCTTCAGCGCAGCGGCGTCGCGCTTGCAATCATCACCGGGCGGACGTCGCGCGTGGTCGAGCACCGCGCGCGCAACCTCGGCATCGACATCGTTCATCAGGGCGCGCACGACAAGCTGGTCGTCTACCAGGCGCTCTGCCGCGAACTCGCCATCGACCCCGAGGCCACGGCCTACATGGGCGACGACGTGGTCGACCTGCCGGTCATGCGCCGCGCCGGTCTCGCGATCACCGTCCCCGCAGCCCCCGAACTGGTGAAGGCCCACAGCCATTACACAACGCGGCGCGAGGCCGGGCGCGGCGCGGTCCGCGAAGCCTGCGAATTCCTGATGCGCGCCCAGGGCACGCTCGACGCGGCGCTCGCCCCCTACCTGCAATGA
- a CDS encoding sensor histidine kinase, translating into MPWLSTLAVRLTRVAPGRWLALMLLALHAAVAFDAEAAISRGFLLAHYGLFLLWQPLVRSEARIEPRLALPVFAMAALLVLVDSPWVLALWLAVLAGLVGAVAASHDGRRQHLPYLLALAYLLALLLAWVLPQSLGDTALPDELQFAVRYGLPLLPLAILFLPGERQRGASSTLDFIYGLMLSLLVIVMALGVFAVVAVAKVGYAWALVQTLLGMAALLLALSWLWNPRAGFTGLGQLTSRYLLSVGLPFEGWARRLATLAERERDPESFVRDALADLHELTWISGGRWQAARGEGHFGDQAPHRVEHAFHGLALAWYAPRPLTPSLALHVRLLSQLLGYFYAAKVREQTLREQAYSQAIHDTGARLTHDVKNILQSVKTLLAAVDTATPEDSDRLLALMKRQVPQLVARLSQTVDKLKQPTEMDAAHVPAQAWWAALRARYEHDDVGFSADALDETPLPQDLFDSVADNLLANALRKRRGGVGVAVEVRLSLRPTVALTVTDTGAPAPEHVARNLFLSPVASDFGLGVGLYQAARQAARSGFRLDLPANQAGQVTLRIQATDSRHPDISAP; encoded by the coding sequence ATGCCCTGGCTCAGTACGCTGGCTGTCCGTTTGACGCGCGTCGCCCCAGGTCGCTGGCTTGCGCTGATGCTGCTCGCCCTGCACGCGGCCGTCGCGTTCGATGCCGAAGCGGCTATAAGCCGCGGATTCCTGCTCGCGCATTACGGGCTGTTCCTGCTCTGGCAGCCGCTGGTGAGGAGCGAGGCCCGCATCGAGCCGCGGCTCGCGCTGCCTGTGTTTGCGATGGCCGCCCTGCTCGTGCTGGTCGACAGCCCTTGGGTCCTCGCGCTGTGGCTGGCGGTGCTCGCCGGGCTGGTCGGTGCCGTCGCGGCCTCGCACGACGGGCGTCGGCAGCACCTGCCTTATCTACTCGCGCTCGCGTACCTGCTCGCCTTGCTGCTCGCCTGGGTGTTGCCGCAAAGCCTCGGCGACACGGCCTTGCCCGACGAACTCCAATTTGCCGTGCGCTACGGGCTGCCGCTGCTGCCGCTTGCCATTCTGTTCCTGCCGGGTGAACGCCAGCGCGGTGCCTCGTCGACGCTCGACTTCATCTACGGGCTCATGCTGTCGCTGCTCGTGATCGTGATGGCGCTCGGCGTGTTCGCGGTCGTCGCGGTCGCGAAGGTGGGCTACGCGTGGGCGCTCGTGCAGACGCTGCTCGGTATGGCGGCGCTGCTGCTTGCGCTGTCGTGGCTGTGGAACCCGCGCGCCGGCTTTACCGGCCTCGGCCAGCTGACGTCGCGCTACCTGCTCTCGGTCGGGCTGCCGTTCGAGGGCTGGGCCCGGCGGCTGGCGACGCTCGCCGAACGCGAACGCGATCCCGAGTCCTTCGTGCGCGATGCACTCGCCGACCTGCACGAACTGACCTGGATCAGCGGCGGCCGGTGGCAGGCGGCGCGCGGCGAAGGCCACTTCGGGGACCAGGCGCCGCACCGGGTCGAGCACGCCTTCCACGGCCTCGCGCTCGCCTGGTATGCGCCGCGCCCGCTGACGCCTTCGCTCGCGCTGCACGTGCGCCTGCTGTCGCAGTTGCTCGGCTATTTCTATGCCGCCAAGGTGCGTGAGCAGACCTTGCGCGAGCAGGCCTACAGCCAGGCGATTCACGATACCGGCGCGCGGCTCACCCATGACGTCAAGAACATCCTGCAGTCGGTAAAGACGCTGCTCGCCGCGGTCGATACCGCGACCCCGGAGGACAGCGACCGCCTCCTGGCCTTGATGAAGCGCCAGGTGCCACAGCTCGTCGCGCGCCTGTCGCAGACCGTCGACAAGCTCAAGCAGCCGACGGAAATGGATGCGGCGCACGTGCCGGCACAGGCTTGGTGGGCTGCGCTGCGGGCGCGCTACGAGCACGACGATGTGGGGTTCTCCGCCGACGCGCTCGACGAAACGCCCTTGCCGCAGGACCTGTTCGACAGCGTGGCCGACAATCTGCTCGCCAACGCGCTGCGCAAACGCCGCGGCGGCGTGGGTGTAGCCGTGGAGGTGCGCCTCAGTTTGCGGCCGACGGTCGCCTTGACCGTGACCGACACCGGCGCGCCCGCCCCCGAGCATGTCGCGCGTAATCTGTTCCTGAGTCCGGTGGCGTCGGATTTCGGGCTTGGCGTCGGGCTTTATCAGGCGGCGCGCCAGGCGGCACGTTCGGGCTTTCGCCTCGATCTGCCGGCCAATCAGGCGGGCCAGGTGACGCTCCGAATTCAGGCTACGGACAGCCGCCACCCGGACATATCCGCCCCCTGA
- the lptC gene encoding LPS export ABC transporter periplasmic protein LptC — protein MISRGSLWLPLAILLLLAALSFAIERAVQVTPAPEHAAESDPEGIMENFDALRTDATGRPQYRLSAKRLKHYTGSRLTELELPRFVQIDPEAGEIRAAAREATISPTGDEVDLRGDVNVVRAAHAGQSAMTLRTARLLVFPEQDQLRSPGPVDIRDDLLTVRAGAMHYDARLRVIKLSGRVHTRYLPRRN, from the coding sequence ATGATTTCCCGGGGTTCGCTGTGGCTGCCGCTCGCGATTCTGCTGTTGCTCGCCGCGTTGAGCTTCGCGATCGAGCGCGCCGTGCAGGTCACGCCTGCGCCCGAACACGCCGCTGAAAGCGATCCGGAGGGCATCATGGAAAACTTCGACGCCTTGCGCACCGACGCGACCGGACGTCCGCAATACCGCCTCTCGGCCAAACGGCTCAAGCACTACACCGGCAGCAGGCTCACCGAGCTCGAGCTGCCGCGCTTCGTGCAGATCGATCCCGAAGCCGGCGAAATCCGCGCCGCGGCGCGCGAAGCGACGATCTCGCCGACCGGCGACGAGGTCGACCTGCGCGGCGACGTCAACGTCGTCCGCGCCGCCCACGCGGGGCAGTCGGCCATGACCCTGCGCACCGCACGGCTGCTCGTGTTTCCCGAGCAGGACCAGCTGCGGTCGCCGGGGCCCGTCGACATCCGCGACGACCTGCTGACCGTGCGCGCAGGCGCCATGCACTACGACGCGCGGCTTCGCGTGATCAAACTGAGCGGACGGGTCCACACCCGTTACCTTCCCCGGAGAAACTAG
- a CDS encoding KpsF/GutQ family sugar-phosphate isomerase codes for MQVQSLSAEHSLALARQVLEIEADALHTVSTRLDHGFADAVRLILACTGRVVVSGMGKSGHVGSKIAATLASTGTPAFFMHPGEASHGDLGMIAHDDVVLALSNSGESSEIVCIVPLIKRRGAKLVAMTGNPASTLAREADAHLNAKVDKEACPLNLAPTASTTAALALGDALAVALLDARGFSADDFARTHPGGSLGRRLLVHVADVMHGGDALPKVGRDATLKAALFEMTKKGLGMTAVVDADDRVVGLFTDGDLRRTLEHALDIQHAKIADLMTPNPKTIRADELAAAAVEKMETLKINGLLVVDADNRLVGALNMHDLLKAGVV; via the coding sequence ATGCAAGTCCAATCCCTCTCCGCCGAACATTCACTCGCGCTCGCGCGTCAGGTCCTCGAGATCGAAGCCGACGCGCTGCATACCGTTTCGACACGTCTCGATCACGGATTTGCCGACGCCGTTCGCCTGATCCTCGCCTGCACCGGGCGGGTCGTCGTCTCCGGGATGGGCAAATCGGGGCACGTCGGTAGCAAGATCGCCGCCACCCTCGCGTCGACCGGAACGCCGGCATTTTTCATGCATCCCGGGGAAGCGAGCCACGGCGACCTCGGCATGATCGCGCACGACGACGTCGTACTCGCGCTGTCCAATTCCGGCGAAAGCAGCGAGATCGTCTGCATCGTGCCGCTCATCAAGCGACGCGGCGCGAAGCTCGTCGCGATGACCGGCAACCCGGCGTCGACGCTCGCGCGCGAGGCCGATGCCCACCTCAACGCCAAGGTCGACAAGGAGGCGTGTCCGCTCAACCTCGCGCCGACCGCGAGCACGACGGCGGCACTCGCGCTCGGAGACGCGCTCGCGGTCGCCCTGCTCGACGCACGCGGTTTTTCGGCCGACGATTTCGCGCGCACCCACCCGGGCGGCAGCCTCGGGCGGCGGCTGCTCGTTCATGTCGCCGACGTCATGCACGGCGGCGACGCGCTGCCGAAAGTCGGGCGCGACGCGACGCTCAAGGCCGCGCTGTTCGAAATGACCAAAAAGGGCCTGGGCATGACCGCCGTGGTCGATGCCGACGACCGCGTCGTCGGGCTCTTCACCGACGGCGACCTGCGTCGGACGCTCGAACATGCTCTCGACATCCAGCACGCGAAAATCGCCGACCTCATGACACCGAACCCGAAGACGATCCGCGCGGACGAACTCGCCGCCGCGGCAGTGGAGAAAATGGAGACGCTGAAAATCAACGGTCTGCTCGTCGTCGACGCCGACAATCGCCTGGTCGGCGCCCTCAACATGCACGACCTGCTGAAAGCGGGGGTGGTGTGA
- the lptA gene encoding lipopolysaccharide transport periplasmic protein LptA yields the protein MRTPITPLCAALWLALLAAPAHAETADRDKPINLEADTVTLDDIKKVSVYQGNVILTQGTLTLRADRMQLTQNAAGLDKVSATGRPVAFRQKVDGRDEFIEGFAARIEFDNTTSELDLIGDARLRRGEDELRGARISYNSDSGFYKVVGQNGAGSPGGRVRAVIRPKPRGEQPAAQP from the coding sequence ATGCGAACCCCGATCACCCCCCTGTGCGCCGCGCTCTGGCTCGCGCTCCTGGCCGCGCCTGCGCATGCCGAGACCGCCGACCGCGACAAGCCGATCAATCTCGAAGCGGACACAGTGACGCTCGACGACATCAAAAAAGTCAGCGTCTACCAGGGCAATGTGATTCTCACCCAGGGCACCCTGACGCTGCGCGCCGACCGCATGCAGTTGACGCAGAACGCCGCGGGCCTCGACAAGGTCAGCGCGACCGGGCGCCCCGTCGCGTTCCGGCAGAAGGTCGACGGGCGCGACGAATTCATCGAGGGCTTCGCGGCGCGCATCGAATTCGACAACACGACGAGCGAACTCGACCTCATCGGCGACGCACGACTGCGCCGAGGCGAGGACGAGCTGCGCGGCGCGCGGATTTCGTACAACAGCGACAGCGGTTTTTACAAGGTCGTCGGCCAGAACGGCGCCGGTAGCCCGGGCGGGCGCGTACGCGCGGTCATCCGCCCCAAACCGCGCGGCGAGCAGCCGGCAGCGCAACCATGA
- a CDS encoding prepilin-type N-terminal cleavage/methylation domain-containing protein — protein sequence MRPRQFARRQAGFTLIEIAIVLVIIGLLLGGILKGQELINSARVKNLASDFRNVPVFIYGYQDRFKALPGDDSAAVAHVGTTAVTPGAGDGDGVIEGSWDSANETTPKETFLFWQHVRLAGLAPGTTSLAATDYQPRNAAGGIIGVQSTAPFTGMTGTYFICSGSILGRHAKQLDAQLDDGNTATGSLMVGTVASTAGAATATTSVADSTTYTVCMGV from the coding sequence ATGCGCCCCCGCCAATTCGCCCGCCGCCAAGCTGGCTTCACGCTGATCGAAATCGCGATCGTGCTGGTCATTATCGGCCTGCTGCTCGGTGGAATTTTGAAGGGGCAGGAACTTATCAATAGCGCACGGGTGAAAAACCTCGCCTCTGATTTTCGTAACGTTCCGGTATTCATCTACGGCTATCAGGACCGGTTCAAGGCGCTTCCAGGTGATGACAGTGCGGCTGTCGCCCATGTGGGGACGACGGCCGTGACTCCCGGGGCGGGCGATGGTGATGGTGTCATCGAAGGCAGCTGGGACAGCGCGAACGAAACCACACCCAAAGAAACCTTTTTGTTCTGGCAGCACGTACGTCTGGCCGGGCTAGCGCCTGGAACAACTAGTCTAGCCGCTACCGATTATCAGCCACGGAATGCCGCCGGTGGGATCATTGGCGTCCAGAGCACCGCTCCCTTCACAGGGATGACCGGCACTTATTTCATCTGTTCCGGCTCCATCCTGGGAAGACATGCCAAACAACTCGATGCCCAACTCGATGACGGCAATACGGCGACAGGCTCCCTAATGGTCGGCACGGTGGCCAGCACGGCGGGGGCGGCCACTGCAACGACCAGTGTGGCCGATTCCACCACGTACACCGTTTGCATGGGCGTATAA
- a CDS encoding type II secretion system protein, with protein sequence MTPQRGFTLIELAIVLVIMTILIGGLAVPLSAQIQARRIAETKQTLNEAREAIFGYAMAHSASNGTGAPYLPCPNVNGDGLEGPRDAGRCLNTEGFFPWAALGTAAQDAWGNRLRYAVTEEFANSVTGFQNADVGDRQVCTTSTNADSDDCGALGNVAANVPIVILSHGPNGWGARNLNGNTLAAPSSNTERENTNSDHVDQEFVSRTPSDDFDDLVTWISADQLRGRICPGGGCP encoded by the coding sequence ATGACCCCGCAACGCGGCTTCACGCTGATCGAACTCGCGATCGTGCTCGTGATCATGACCATCCTGATCGGGGGGCTCGCGGTTCCGTTGTCGGCTCAGATTCAGGCGCGGCGGATCGCGGAAACCAAGCAGACATTGAACGAAGCGCGCGAGGCGATTTTTGGATATGCGATGGCGCACTCAGCCAGCAATGGCACTGGCGCACCCTACCTGCCCTGCCCGAACGTCAATGGCGACGGCCTCGAAGGGCCCCGCGACGCGGGCAGATGCCTTAACACGGAAGGTTTTTTCCCCTGGGCTGCATTGGGGACGGCGGCGCAGGACGCCTGGGGCAACCGTCTGCGGTACGCCGTTACCGAAGAATTCGCGAATTCCGTTACGGGCTTTCAGAACGCAGACGTGGGCGATCGCCAGGTTTGCACTACCAGCACAAATGCGGATTCTGACGATTGCGGCGCGCTCGGAAACGTAGCCGCGAACGTGCCGATCGTCATTCTTTCCCACGGTCCGAACGGCTGGGGTGCCCGCAACCTCAACGGAAATACTTTGGCAGCCCCATCGAGCAATACCGAGCGCGAAAACACCAACAGCGACCACGTCGACCAAGAATTTGTCAGCCGCACGCCTTCAGACGACTTCGACGACCTCGTGACCTGGATTTCCGCCGATCAACTCAGGGGGCGGATATGTCCGGGTGGCGGCTGTCCGTAG